CTCATATAATGTTCATAGGATTTTTGGTTGCGCCAAAGCTCACGTTGGTTAGTTTAGATTAGTTTGCTTTTTAAATCATCACCTACCTGGACAACCCAGTAGCGCCTCCCGGTGGCAAAGCCTTGCTGTCCCAGCACACAGACGCAGGAGTCAAACCTCCGAGGGTCAGCAGGAAGGGAGTGGTTCTGCTGGTATCCCAGACTCACCTGCTTCCCATCGGAGGACAGGACGAGCCACGAGGCGGCTGTGACTGGGTCCAGAGTGACGTCCACTGTGGAAGGTCAAAGTTATTGTACGTAAGTTATGTAAGTTATATGTAAGATATGTATGTTTTGAAATATGATTTTTCAATGGTATGTACTTGAGTCATAATCTCATTTACACAATAATGTATcaattgattaattgattgattggttaaTTTATTGACTGATTAaattattcattcattcatatacacacacaagcatagACTCACCTGCATATTGCTGGGTTCTCCTCAGCTCTGGAATAAGAATTAATAAGTGTTAACAATAAAAATGCAATAAAAACCTTGTTGCTCTAGTTACAACATGAGTGAATATAGCATATAAGGACAGCGGTAAAAATACTAACCCGCTTCACATAATATCTTTTCGAAGTCTCTGCAGGTGTCCACAAGCTGAGACATAGCAGCCCTCACAGTGTCCACACATAGATCAGAGTATacactgatctcagaccagtccttggtgggtggaggagtggagagagagggaaaactcTACAAAAGAGTATAACATTcaattaaaatgaattaaattagattcaaatgtatttatcccCTCGGAGTGGAAATGAAGAAAGGCAGGGTCATTGTACAACATCACATGTTATATCAATGTGTCCGTATTAAGATAAATGACACTGACCTGTAGGAAGTGGAGATggtcctctgtgtgtgagagctgctccAGCTCAGTGCTTCTTCTCTGTAGTTCAATGATTTCCCGCTCCAGCTCATTGATGAGCCCTTCAGCACGCCTCTCTGCTGCTTTCTGCTTCTCCTCAATCACCTTCATGAGCTCAGCCTGGCTTCTCTCGATGGAGCACACCAGTTTGCTAAAGACTAGTACACTGCCCTCAATCTCTTTTTCAGCACTTATCTACAAGACCAAACAAAGGAAAGAATAATTGAATATTAAAGGCAATGGTTGTGAATGAATTGTCttgcgaatgcactgtatattcataaaaaaacaaatatattgattaaataaaactgCAGAGGACCCAGAGTTGACCCCTGGAGTACCCCACATAGATGAAAACAATAACAGTCAGGATGCTTATCATAAGAACTCACTCTTCTGAAAAAgtgtccgatccttaagaggtttaaaGGTGCTACATGTAGAATGTTTCACCCATGTGGAAGCTAGGTGAATTGCAACAACTATTCAGCTTTCCCCGCAACAAAGTGGAGAGGTTAGTGCTATCCGACATCCCAAGGATTCCAGATAGCATGGACCATGGTGGAGACTACTTTAATTTCAAACAAgcataaaaacaatatttttggttattgaaaatagaTTTCACAGTGATTTAGATAATATAATGATTGCCTACACTATTCAGTCCTTGTGTTCTCACCTAAACTGAAATTGAGTGAAGAGTGCCAAAttctagcaaccaggaaatgaaaGAGTGATTTCTACATTGGCCGCTTGCCCCAGTCTTCCATTGTTCGTTGTACTTGTGGCGGGGATGACTACGCCTTTTAGTGAAGCCGATGTAAGAGAAGGAGGGTGAAGTTTTCCCATCTTGAGAACAGAAACCAGTCTGGCTTTTGTTGTCAAATAGAGAGTGTATATATTAGAATTTTGTGTTGGCCCAAAAATATTGTGAAACACTGTCATTCCACTATTACTGCTGTTGTATTATTGACATTTTCTTAAATTACAATGCAAATATTCTACATGTAGCTCCTTTAAAAACCAGTTTGAAATATTACAAATTCAAAGGACCCAGAGTTGAGCCTTGGGGTACCCCACAACAGTCAGGATGCTTATCCTAAGAACTCACTCTGCTGAGCTCCACTGAGTGTTTGATCTCATCCATCTTCCTCAGTCTGTCCTGAACCATCTTCAACAGATCTCCTTCAGTCTTCTTCATCTGAGTCTGTGAAGAAAAAACTTTAGGACTGGTCTGCTAAACTTTGATACAAGATACAATTTGGTAACACTATATTTAAAGCCTGCAGGCATTATGTTTTATTATGAACTAGGTGGTTcaaaccctgaatgctgattggctgaccaagggtatgacaaaatatttatttttgctGCTCTAATTACATCGTTAAGcaatttataatagcaataaggcacctcagggggttgtggtatatggccaatataccacggctaagggctgtatccaggcactccgagtTGCGTTGTGCCAAAGAATGgccttagccgtggtattttggccatataccatacccCCTCAGGCGTTTTTGATCAAATATAATATGTAAGGCttattatacagtaccagtcaaaagggtttttctttatttctactatgttctacattgtagaataatagcgaagacatcagaactatgaaataacacatatggaactatgtagtaaccaaaaaagtgttaaacaaatcaaaatcaaatttatatttgagattcttcaaagccaccctttgccttgatgacagctttgcacactcaaggcattctctcaaccagcatcattaggtagtcacctggaatgcatttcaattaacaggtgtgccttattaaaagtacatttgtggaatttctttccttcttaatgagtttgagccaatcatttgtgtcgtgacaaggtaggggtggtatacagaagataggcctatttggaaaaagaccaagtctatattatggcaataaaagctcaaacaagcaaagagaaacgacagtccattatgactttaagacataaaggtcaattaatccggaacatttcaggaactttgaaagtttcttcaagtacagttgcaaaaaccatcaagtgctatgatgaaactggctctcatgaggaccaccacaggaaaggaagacccagagttacctctgcctcAGAGGATAATCaacaagctaaggaccctgggacttaacacctccctctgcaactggatcgtggacttcctgacgggccgcccccaggtggtaagggtaggaaacaacacatccgccacactgatcctcaacacaggggcccctcaggggtgcgtgctcagtcccctcttgtacttcctgttcactcatgactgcacggctaggcacgactccaacaccatcattaggtttgcagatgacacaacaatggtaggcctgatcactgacaacgatgagacagcctatagggaggaggtcagagacctggccgtgtggtgccaggacaacaacctctccctcaacgtgatcaagacaaaggagatgattgaggactataggaaaaggaggcccgagcacgcccccattctcatcgacggggctgtagtggagcaggttgagaacttcaagttccttggtgtccacatcaccaacaaactaacatggtcccaagacagtcgtgaagagggcacgacaaaacctattccccttcaggagacagaaaagatttggcatgggtcctcagatcctcaaaaggttttacagctgcaccatcgcgAGCATCCTGACAAGTTGCATcactgtatggcaactgctcagcctccgaccgcaaggcactacagagggtagtgcgcacggcccagtacatcactggggcaaagattcctgccatccaggacctctataccaggcggtgtcagaggaaggccttgaaaattgtcaaagactccagccaccctagtcatagactattctctctgctaccacacggcaagcggtaccggagcaccaagtctaggtccaagaggattctaaacaacttctacccccaagccataagactcctgaacatctaatcaaatggctaccaaaactatttgcattgcccccccccccccactcttttacgccgctgctactctgttattttctatgcatagtcactttaataactctacctacatgtacatattacctcaatcacctcgactaaccggtgcccccatacatttactctgtaccgatacaccctgtatatagtctattgttattttactgctgctctttaattacttgttccttttttctcttattcttatccatatttttaaaactgcattgtttgttaggggcttgtaagtaagcatttcacttgttGTAtccggcacatgtgactaatacaatttgatttgattcgataaGTTCagtggagttaccagcctcataaattgcagcctaaacaaatgcttcacagagttcacacatctcagcatcaactgttcagaggacactgtgaattaggccttcatggtcgaattgctgcaaagtgTTAGATTCTGGGTTAAGCTTGGAACATTGTTATACTCAGAAGTATAGTGTCTAAGGAAGTGAAAGAGACTGGTTTtacatcagaagttaatggttatctgtagaaaccagatggctttggaatgtgttgggtggacGGGAGGAAGTCACAGGATTGCTATAGGGGATACGGGTGGAGATCTTTGGATTAGGCCtcaagggggttgaggtcaggtcagattcCCTTAAGGGAGAAACAATGGTTTATTATCCTATCACTTCGTCTTCCTGTCGGACCATAACAGATgcaaggattggagagaaggaggagtgtctaaattggagtatatatacttgtggtggtggaaacatgtgttgtctgaatgcagctgtattgaccctctgggcagaataaacttggttaagctttcataaATGTCCGTTGAGgttttactctgagaattagaacctgacaaaagaaaccaccactaaaggacaccaataggaagaagagacttgcttgggccaagaaacacgagcaatggacattagaccggtggaaatctgtcctttggtctgatgagtccaaatttgagattttttagttccaaccaccatgtgattgtgagacgcagagtaggtgaatggatgatctccgcgtgcgtggtttccaccgtgaagcatggaggaggaggtgtgatggagtgggggtgctttgccggtgacactgtcagtgatttatttagaattcaaggcacacttaaccagtatggctaccacagcattctgcagtgatacaccatcccatctggtttgcgtttagtgggactatcatttgtttttcaacaggacaatgaaccaacacaccgccaggctgtgtaagggctaattTACCAAGAAGGaaagggatggagtgctgcatcagatgacctggcctccacaatcagctgacctcaacccaattgagatggtttgggatgagttggaccgcagagtgaaggaaaacctgccaacaagtgctcagcatatgtgggaactccttcaagactgttggaaaagcattccaggtgaagctggttgagagaatgccaagagtgtgcaaagctgtcatcaaggtaaagggtggccactttgaagaatctcaaatataaaatagattctgatttgtttaacacttttttggttaccatgattccatatgtgttatttcatagttttgatgtctttactattattctacaatgtagaaaatagtaaaaataaagaaaaacccttgaatgagtaggtgtgtccaaacttatgacGGGTACTTTGTGTTATGCTTCCCTATGTAGGACATGTTCAACTTACTCTCatcttcttgctctctctctccatagggATAGTGCTGTGGCCCTTGTGGTCAGTCTCATTGCATCTCACACACACCGGTATCTGGTCGATCCTGCAGAACAGCTCCAGGGGCCGCTCGTGCTTCCGGCACAGGCCTCGCGTGGCGAAGGTTGCTGGGTCCGTCAACCTGTGCCTCTGGAGGGCCGGCTCTCTCTGGTGAGGCCCCAGGTGGTTCTCGCAGTACGACCCCTGACACACCAGACAGGACTTAACAGCTCTCTGCTTCGTGCCAGGACAGACATCGCAGGAAACTGCATCGGGCTCAGGACCGAGCCCTGGTGAACACTGTGACGCTAATACTCCTATGTCTTGATAATCGCCTTCCTCTGCCTGCTGGGCTTTGACCTTTATAATATATAtcatataaataataatataaatataataatataatagtatAATACATACACCTCATATATGCCATACATCACCTTTAGGGACCTCTGGAAGTGCTCAGTGATGTCCTTAAACGCGCGATTGATGCGTAGCTCTGGCCGACGGCGAAAGCTCTCCTTGCAGAGGGGACACTCGAAGCGCTCACGGGTGTCCCAGTAGCCTTTGATGCAGGTCAGGCAGAAGTTGTGACCACACGGGATGGACACGGGGTTGGTGAAGATGTCCAGGCAGATACAGCACTGGAACTGCTCCTCGGACATGAGGGAAGCCATGCCTTCAACAAGACAGAATCGACTGTCTTTAACGGAGCACTTCACCACTTTTCATCATACATATTTTCACTAATGtagacaccagaggaggctggtgaggggagaagGGCTCATAATAattaatggaatggagctaatggAAGGGTATCAAATACATAGAAACCAGGTGATGTGTTTGAGACCATTACATTGATGCCTTtgcagccattactatgagcctatCCTCCCCATTTAAAGTGCCACCACTggtagacactggtatggtgctggagaaTCAATGTTTAAAAGTAGTGCAGTGTCCCTTTAAGTACAGGAAT
The DNA window shown above is from Salvelinus alpinus chromosome 31, SLU_Salpinus.1, whole genome shotgun sequence and carries:
- the LOC139561481 gene encoding zinc finger protein RFP-like isoform X1 — encoded protein: MASLMSEEQFQCCICLDIFTNPVSIPCGHNFCLTCIKGYWDTRERFECPLCKESFRRRPELRINRAFKDITEHFQRSLKVKAQQAEEGDYQDIGVLASQCSPGLGPEPDAVSCDVCPGTKQRAVKSCLVCQGSYCENHLGPHQREPALQRHRLTDPATFATRGLCRKHERPLELFCRIDQIPVCVRCNETDHKGHSTIPMERESKKMRTQMKKTEGDLLKMVQDRLRKMDEIKHSVELSRISAEKEIEGSVLVFSKLVCSIERSQAELMKVIEEKQKAAERRAEGLINELEREIIELQRRSTELEQLSHTEDHLHFLQSFPSLSTPPPTKDWSEISVYSDLCVDTVRAAMSQLVDTCRDFEKILCEAELRRTQQYAVDVTLDPVTAASWLVLSSDGKQVSLGYQQNHSLPADPRRFDSCVCVLGQQGFATGRRYWVVQVGDKTDWDVGVAKESVNRKGSVTVRPDQGYWAVCRRKGSHLSACAGPSVPLHLRKKPRKVGVFVDFEEGLVSFYNMEAKAHIYSYRGCCFTETLYPYFNPCLHDDGKNTAPLVICSVEGEAGPIQEVVRSKVPPAALALAGRSRQSSVGSVSQHF